In Acidimicrobiales bacterium, the following proteins share a genomic window:
- a CDS encoding OB-fold domain-containing protein: protein VPYPTYLRWRGLLATEPPRRPEPARPSASAAARSGDWKFGFVASQDRTSGAVQMPPARAAMGGGAIDDMEERPMADAVGTVVTSTIDRLAYSPSPPIVFAVVDFDGGGRLPVELTDCDAGEVGIGVRVEMTFRRLFTADGIANYFWKARPQRAADGSAVTAAAPAAAG, encoded by the coding sequence CGTGCCGTACCCCACCTACCTGCGGTGGCGGGGCCTGTTGGCCACCGAGCCGCCCCGTCGGCCCGAGCCGGCCCGGCCCTCGGCGTCGGCCGCGGCCCGGTCCGGGGACTGGAAGTTCGGCTTCGTCGCCTCCCAGGACCGCACCAGCGGCGCCGTGCAGATGCCCCCGGCCCGGGCGGCCATGGGCGGCGGCGCCATCGACGACATGGAGGAGCGACCCATGGCCGACGCGGTCGGCACCGTCGTCACCTCCACCATCGATCGCCTCGCCTACTCGCCCAGCCCTCCGATCGTGTTCGCGGTGGTCGACTTCGACGGCGGCGGCCGCCTGCCGGTCGAGCTCACCGACTGCGACGCCGGCGAGGTCGGCATCGGCGTCCGGGTGGAGATGACGTTCCGCCGCCTGTTCACCGCCGACGGCATCGCCAACTACTTCTGGAAGGCCCGGCCCCAGCGCGCCGCCGACGGCTCGGCCGTCACCGCCGCCGCCCCGGCCGCGGCCGGCTGA
- a CDS encoding acetyl-CoA acetyltransferase gives MGSHGIRDRVAIVGMGCTAFAEHYDKGVDDLLVEATTEALAGAGVGRADADAWWLGTAQSGMSGIVLARALQLQGAPVTRVENMCATGSEALRQAAYAVASGAYDLAVAVGVEKVKDSGYQGLNAFPVPSDGTGRTLTAAAMFSMVLPAYAERYGVDADRLRRVAAGIASKNHANGARNPKAQFRREMSVEAICAMPAVAGQLGVFDCAGVADGAAAAVVCRAEDAHRYTDAPLYVKALSLVAGNGSGLIDPAYDYTTFPEVAAAGADAYAQAGVADPRRELALAEVHDCFTPTELVLMEDLGFSERGRAWLDCEKGTFDRDGELPVNPDGGLKSFGHPVGASGLRMLYEAWLQLRREAPPDRQVATVAQGRTLALTHNLGGYPGEMVSFVGIVGTEPSA, from the coding sequence ATGGGATCGCACGGCATCCGCGACCGGGTGGCCATCGTCGGCATGGGGTGCACGGCCTTCGCCGAGCACTACGACAAGGGCGTGGACGACCTCCTGGTCGAGGCCACCACCGAGGCCCTGGCCGGCGCCGGGGTGGGGCGGGCCGACGCCGACGCCTGGTGGCTGGGGACGGCCCAGTCGGGCATGAGCGGCATCGTCCTGGCCCGGGCCCTGCAGCTCCAGGGGGCGCCCGTGACCCGGGTCGAGAACATGTGCGCCACCGGCTCCGAGGCCCTGCGCCAGGCCGCCTACGCCGTGGCCTCCGGAGCCTACGACCTGGCCGTCGCCGTCGGGGTGGAGAAGGTCAAGGACTCCGGCTACCAGGGTCTCAACGCCTTCCCCGTCCCGTCCGACGGCACCGGGCGGACCCTCACCGCGGCGGCCATGTTCTCGATGGTGCTGCCGGCCTACGCCGAGCGCTACGGCGTCGACGCCGATCGGCTGCGGCGGGTGGCGGCCGGCATCGCCAGCAAGAACCACGCCAACGGGGCCCGGAACCCGAAGGCCCAGTTCCGGCGCGAGATGTCGGTCGAGGCGATCTGCGCCATGCCGGCGGTGGCCGGCCAGCTCGGCGTGTTCGACTGCGCCGGGGTGGCCGACGGGGCGGCCGCCGCGGTGGTGTGCCGGGCCGAGGACGCCCACCGCTACACCGACGCGCCGCTGTACGTGAAGGCCCTGTCCCTGGTGGCCGGCAACGGCTCGGGCCTCATCGACCCGGCCTACGACTACACGACGTTCCCCGAGGTGGCGGCGGCCGGGGCCGACGCCTACGCCCAGGCCGGCGTGGCCGACCCCCGGCGGGAGCTGGCCCTGGCCGAGGTGCACGACTGCTTCACCCCGACCGAGCTGGTGCTCATGGAGGACCTGGGCTTCTCGGAGCGGGGCCGGGCCTGGCTCGACTGCGAGAAGGGCACCTTCGACCGGGACGGCGAGCTGCCGGTGAACCCCGACGGTGGGCTCAAGAGCTTCGGCCACCCGGTGGGGGCCAGCGGCCTGCGCATGCTGTACGAGGCCTGGCTCCAGCTCCGCCGGGAGGCGCCTCCCGACCGCCAGGTGGCCACCGTGGCCCAGGGTCGCACCCTGGCGCTGACCCACAACCTGGGCGGCTACCCGGGCGAGATGGTCAGCTTCGTGGGCATCGTCGGCACCGAGCCCTCGGCCTGA
- a CDS encoding GNAT family N-acetyltransferase: MGIEVTDHPERGRYEVTVDGAAAGFCDHHERDGVVVLPHTVVDPRFRGRGLAAHLVRRALGDARARGLHVAPQCWYVAQYIGDNPEHLDLVPEGDRGRYGL, encoded by the coding sequence GTGGGCATCGAGGTCACCGACCACCCCGAGCGCGGCCGCTACGAGGTCACCGTGGACGGGGCGGCGGCCGGGTTCTGCGACCACCACGAGCGCGACGGCGTGGTGGTGCTGCCCCACACCGTCGTCGACCCCCGCTTCCGGGGCCGGGGCCTGGCCGCCCACCTGGTCCGGAGGGCCCTGGGCGACGCCCGGGCCCGCGGCCTGCACGTGGCCCCGCAGTGCTGGTACGTGGCCCAGTACATCGGGGACAACCCCGAGCACCTCGACCTGGTCCCCGAGGGCGACCGGGGCCGCTACGGCCTCTGA
- a CDS encoding AI-2E family transporter, translating into MDREVRLTIGPAAWAVVFGGIVVALVAQNILVAGRRPLGWAMAALVAAAALEPLVSLASRQMRRGVALIVVLLPVLGLVGLITWGAVGDLDAQVQRLQQDIPEVAADIERSERFGEAAREFGLVEKAEDFASDLRQPSSRVGEEARGGASTWLLTLILTIFALGWGPRFSAAALKQVGDTSRRERLARVVGRAFGQSQVYVDAAVLLALATGIIAWAAFRLADLPAPTPLALVVGVASLVPSLGIVLATLPAALLAGGLVSPEAGIALAVGGLALQVLHRLVLGRATRGAAHPGAAVIVISFLVGYEVYGVGGSIVGMSVAVFVAALLDSLAEEERAAAEGRVTAAGLDVPGTGPPDPGPTDPAAAPA; encoded by the coding sequence GTGGACCGCGAGGTGCGCCTCACCATCGGGCCCGCGGCCTGGGCCGTCGTGTTCGGCGGCATCGTGGTCGCGCTGGTGGCCCAGAACATCCTCGTGGCCGGCCGCCGTCCCCTGGGCTGGGCGATGGCCGCCCTGGTCGCCGCGGCGGCCCTGGAACCCCTGGTCTCGCTGGCCAGCCGGCAGATGCGGCGGGGGGTGGCCCTCATCGTGGTCCTGCTGCCCGTGCTGGGGTTGGTGGGGCTGATCACGTGGGGCGCGGTCGGCGACCTCGACGCCCAGGTCCAGCGCCTCCAGCAGGACATCCCGGAGGTGGCTGCCGACATCGAGCGCTCGGAGCGCTTCGGCGAGGCGGCCCGGGAGTTCGGGCTGGTCGAGAAGGCCGAGGACTTCGCCTCGGACCTGCGCCAGCCCTCCAGCCGGGTCGGGGAGGAGGCCCGGGGCGGGGCGTCGACCTGGCTCCTGACCCTGATCCTCACCATCTTCGCCCTCGGGTGGGGCCCCCGGTTCAGCGCCGCGGCCCTGAAGCAGGTCGGCGACACCAGCCGGCGCGAGCGGCTGGCCCGGGTGGTGGGGCGGGCCTTCGGGCAGAGCCAGGTCTACGTGGACGCCGCCGTCCTCCTGGCCCTGGCCACCGGGATCATCGCCTGGGCCGCCTTCCGCCTCGCCGACCTGCCCGCTCCCACCCCGCTGGCCCTGGTGGTGGGCGTGGCCAGCCTGGTTCCCTCCCTGGGCATCGTGCTGGCCACCCTGCCGGCGGCCCTCCTGGCCGGCGGGCTGGTCTCCCCCGAGGCGGGCATCGCCCTGGCCGTCGGGGGCCTGGCCCTCCAGGTGCTGCACCGGCTCGTCCTGGGGCGCGCCACGCGCGGCGCGGCCCACCCCGGGGCCGCGGTCATCGTGATCTCGTTCCTGGTGGGCTACGAGGTCTACGGCGTGGGGGGCTCGATCGTGGGGATGTCGGTGGCCGTGTTCGTGGCCGCCCTGCTCGACTCCCTGGCCGAGGAGGAGCGCGCCGCGGCCGAGGGCCGGGTCACCGCCGCGGGGCTCGACGTCCCCGGCACCGGCCCGCCGGACCCGGGCCCCACCGACCCCGCCGCCGCGCCGGCCTGA
- a CDS encoding AI-2E family transporter: protein MTRPRDDGPAAGPASGPAQERLSVHLEARSVVWVVVGILALFVGAAFFRTTVRSLTVIGVGVLLAFAVEPLVLAVQRRIGCRRGAAVAAVGAGLLIAFGLLAILVGPPAARQAQDFGDELPVTLQEIEQLPVVGPRLQEADFAAKAEQRINTLPGQLDSSGVGDAARGVLNGALNALGALLVALVVLIDGSRLVDRLRMAIPARHRERADTVGRVFYRVVGTYFAGSLLVASIGGTYVLIVGLAVGVPLAPVAAAWYAVVSLIPQVGGFLGTSFVTVLALTQGVVPALIVLVLVVAYMNTENYLITPAIVGEAVDLSPPVTMLAALVGGAAAGVPGALAATPLCGTVKAVYLQYRFGETAAPPTRLRDRLQVPGPIRALLRRLRGRGS, encoded by the coding sequence GTGACCCGACCCCGCGACGATGGCCCCGCGGCCGGTCCGGCGTCGGGGCCGGCCCAGGAGCGGCTGTCGGTCCACCTCGAGGCCCGGTCGGTGGTCTGGGTGGTGGTGGGCATCCTGGCCCTGTTCGTGGGAGCCGCCTTCTTCCGGACCACCGTGCGGTCGCTCACCGTGATCGGCGTCGGGGTCCTCCTGGCCTTCGCCGTCGAGCCGCTGGTCCTGGCCGTGCAGCGGCGCATCGGCTGCCGCCGGGGGGCGGCGGTGGCCGCCGTGGGCGCCGGCCTGCTGATCGCCTTCGGGCTGCTGGCCATCCTTGTGGGCCCGCCGGCGGCGCGCCAGGCCCAGGACTTCGGCGACGAGCTGCCCGTGACCCTCCAGGAGATCGAGCAGCTCCCCGTGGTGGGGCCCCGGCTGCAGGAGGCCGACTTCGCGGCCAAGGCCGAGCAGCGGATCAACACCCTGCCGGGCCAGTTGGACTCCTCCGGCGTGGGCGACGCGGCCCGGGGGGTGCTCAACGGCGCCCTCAACGCCCTGGGGGCGCTGCTGGTGGCCCTGGTGGTGCTTATCGACGGCTCCCGGCTGGTGGACCGCCTGCGCATGGCCATCCCGGCCCGGCACCGGGAACGGGCCGACACGGTGGGCCGCGTCTTCTACCGGGTGGTCGGCACCTACTTCGCCGGGTCGCTGCTGGTGGCCAGCATCGGGGGCACCTACGTGCTCATCGTGGGCCTGGCCGTCGGGGTGCCCCTGGCCCCGGTGGCCGCGGCCTGGTACGCCGTGGTCAGCCTCATCCCGCAGGTCGGCGGCTTCCTGGGCACGTCGTTCGTGACCGTGCTGGCCCTGACCCAGGGGGTGGTGCCCGCCCTCATCGTGCTGGTGCTGGTCGTCGCCTACATGAACACCGAGAACTACCTCATCACGCCGGCCATCGTCGGCGAGGCCGTCGACCTGTCGCCGCCGGTGACCATGCTGGCCGCCCTGGTCGGCGGGGCCGCCGCCGGGGTGCCCGGGGCCCTGGCCGCCACCCCGCTGTGCGGCACGGTCAAGGCCGTCTACCTCCAGTACCGCTTCGGCGAGACGGCGGCGCCGCCCACCCGGCTCCGCGACCGCCTGCAGGTGCCGGGGCCGATCCGGGCCCTGCTGCGCCGCCTGCGGGGCCGCGGCTCGTGA